From the genome of Alicyclobacillus sp. SO9:
AGCTTCTCCCATTGGTTCAAGCAATAGTTTACTGCCTCGCCCAAGGTACTCTTGGGGAGTACATTGTCTTTCTGGGTATGAAGCCATGCTGAAAAAGCGTCGAGAACAGGTCGACTCTGTTTCTGGCGCTCCTTGTACCGTTTCTCTGTACTGGCGTCCTTCAGTCCACGTTCGATCTTAAACAGTTTATTGCAGAAGTCCAATCCTTCTTTGGCAGCCGTTGGACCTTTGCGTTTGCCTGCAGGCAAAGCTTTCAAAGCCTCATCAAATTTGCGCCGTGCATGACTCAGGCAACCCGACAGTCTCACATTGGGAATGTCATTGTACCCGACATAACCATCCACGTGCAGATATCCATGAAATCCTGCCAGAAAGTTCATTGGATGTTCTCGTCTGCGTGTTTCCTGGTAGTCATAGAGAACAATGGGAGGTCCGTCCCGTCCACTGCGGTATAGCCACATGTAGGACTTGCTCTCTGCAGCTCTCCCAGCTTCGTGTAACACTTGGACCGTGGTCTCGTCTGCGTGGAGATACGTTCTTTTCAACAACTCTTCATGCATGCGCTCATAGATTTTGGCCAACCACTGATTCGCTCCATATAGAACCCAGTTGGCCAGCGTCTGCCGAGACAGCGGGATTTTCTGACGCTCGAACTGTTGTTCCAAGCGATATAATGGCATGCCTTGTACGTATTTCTTATCCAGAATGTAGGCCAGCGTCGATGGGGAGGCCAAACTTTTCGGAATCACCGGCTCTGGCATCTGCGCAGGAATGATCTTCAGTTCTCGTCGAGTTTCTGTGCTCATTTCATGTGTCGGATTGCCACAACAAGAACAGATCTGCTCCTCCTCAGGCAGCCGATATTCAATACGCTCCACAGGCAGGTCTTTGAGTAGCTCTTCCCGTTGGCCAGTTTGCTTCTTCTTTCGTTCGTACGTGATGGTTTCCTTTGGCTCTTCCGGGGTAGGGTCTGCTTCCGACTCTGCCTCATTAAACAGCCGTGTTTGCAATGCGTCCGGATTCGTGCGTTCGCTGGATGCACCAAAACGCTTATGCTGAGCAAGACGGAGTTTCTCTTCCAGCCACTCTACCTTAGAATGTAACTCATCGTTTTTGTGCTTTAATGTTGTATTTTCATGCTGCAAAGCAGCGACCTCTTCTGTGGTCAAATCAGGTGATTTACTCATGCTATATCACTTCGACAAAACCTCAGAAAACCCTTGTTGTGACAAGGATTTTCGTGCTTTTTATCTAACTAAATGATGGTCCTTGCTTTCACTTTCGGATGTGCCTTTTTCTGGTGGACCGATAGCCCATCCAGAAGCCATCGCAACTCCCGCTGACCCATGACAATGGGACCCGTATGAGAGGCATCCGGCCACTGAAACCGGCCTTTCTCCAACCGGCGATAATGAATCCAAAAGCCGTTATGCTCCCAGTGCAAGACCTTGAGTTTGTCACGGTTTCGGTTACAAAAGACAAAAAGACAGGGCGAAAAGGGGTCCAGCTGCAGAACTTCCTTCACCAGAACAGAAAGCCCGTCTATAGATTTCCTCAGGTCCGTAGGTCCTGGTGCTAAATACACACGCTTCTCCAGGTCAAACTCACCAAACATTATTCCGCCAACACCTGAACAACCTGTTTGAGTAGTGAGCGGTTGAACCCGTTATGTACTTCGACGGACGCCGCCCCCACGTGAACAACGAGTGCTGGTTCGGCGTCCTCTACCGAGTCCTCAACCTGAACGGATAGTAGCTTTACTCTGGGTGATGCAGTGGCATTGGTGGACGTCTCCTTGTCGAACTTCCGAGCCCAACGACGGAACTGTTTCACGTCGAGGTTGTGCTCCCTACACCAGGCCGCCGCGGTTTCACCACTTTCTCGAAACTCTTCAACAAGCTTTCTCCAATGATTTCGCACTTCTTCTCTGGACATAAAAAAACACCCCTCCGATTGGTTTGAGGTTATTATCTCTCCCCATGAATCCTACGACGAGGTGTGCTAGGTTTTACGCTTACGTTTGAGTGACGACGCTCTGTAGAATAAGCCCGAGCCGACCCACCCCCAGAGGGGGGTAGTTTGACGCTCGGACTCTTCCCCGAACCGGACTTGCAACTTTCACCGCATCACGGCTCTCCATTCAAAGTAGTTGTGTTTGCACGCATTAGGACGACCCGTTGGTCAGTTACGTATGCGCTGCTGTCGCATTTGCCTGTAGCATGAAATGCACGAAGCAACAAGATTGTCTGGTATCAATTCCCTTTGAGATGAGCGTTTTCCTACTGGCCTCGGTAGGTAATCGACATGTACATTTCGACGAATCAGCTTGCATCCACAGATGCTACATCGGCTGTTTTGCCGTTGTACAACGTGCCGTCTGTAGTGCCCCCAGTTCTTGGACAGTCCATATAACCTCTGAATAAATTTGGCTTGTTGTACCTTCATCGTCTCACGGAGCTTCCGGTTTCCATCTAGCCATTCTCGGTCTTCGACTACATAAGGATTCTTTTGTGAGCACTTGTCTGGATACTCTATCTTGTAGAGCCCAAACTTATCGAGCATATGCACATTGCCGTCATCATCTCTAAACCCAAAGTTCTTCGCCGTTGACTTCCGGTGGTGCGGGAGAGCAGCCTCATTGTATCGGTACTGAAATCGCCGAGCCACAACACCTGGTGGTTCCCGTGTTCTCTGTTTAAGCCTGTGAAACACAAGCCACCAGAGATAGTAGTCGAGGGTAAGAAAGGTGTCCTTTGCGTTCCCTCGTCGGAAGTATTCAGCGAATCCTCGAATCTTCTTGTTTAGAAGCGCAATGGCAGCTGTGCCAGGTGCTATCTGTAGTGCCTTTGAGTCCTTAGCTAGCGTGTTTCTAAACCGCTGAATCGCCCTTCGACTTGGCTTGGCAAGGACTCGTGTCTTTCCTTGCCGTGTCCATCTTCGAATGTTAAATCCGAGGAAATCGAACCCCTCGTCCGCATGTGTGACGAGTGTTTTCTCTGCGGACAGCTGGAGCTTGAGCTTCTCCTGAAGGAATTGTGCAACTTGAGCCTTCAGTAGCTCAGCATGCTCCTTACTTCTACAGAGAATCACCGCGTCATCTGCATACCGGACAATGTAGCAGGGGATTGGCGACTTGCTCCGCTGGTAAG
Proteins encoded in this window:
- a CDS encoding IS66 family transposase; this translates as MSKSPDLTTEEVAALQHENTTLKHKNDELHSKVEWLEEKLRLAQHKRFGASSERTNPDALQTRLFNEAESEADPTPEEPKETITYERKKKQTGQREELLKDLPVERIEYRLPEEEQICSCCGNPTHEMSTETRRELKIIPAQMPEPVIPKSLASPSTLAYILDKKYVQGMPLYRLEQQFERQKIPLSRQTLANWVLYGANQWLAKIYERMHEELLKRTYLHADETTVQVLHEAGRAAESKSYMWLYRSGRDGPPIVLYDYQETRRREHPMNFLAGFHGYLHVDGYVGYNDIPNVRLSGCLSHARRKFDEALKALPAGKRKGPTAAKEGLDFCNKLFKIERGLKDASTEKRYKERQKQSRPVLDAFSAWLHTQKDNVLPKSTLGEAVNYCLNQWEKLVTFLEDGNLEIDNNRAERSIKPFVLGRRSWLFSNAPSGARASSVAYSIVETAKENGLNPFAYLEYLFEQLPNLDETVEDSLATLLPWSDGLPEQVRHRR
- a CDS encoding transposase, coding for MSREEVRNHWRKLVEEFRESGETAAAWCREHNLDVKQFRRWARKFDKETSTNATASPRVKLLSVQVEDSVEDAEPALVVHVGAASVEVHNGFNRSLLKQVVQVLAE
- the tnpB gene encoding IS66 family insertion sequence element accessory protein TnpB (TnpB, as the term is used for proteins encoded by IS66 family insertion elements, is considered an accessory protein, since TnpC, encoded by a neighboring gene, is a DDE family transposase.); the encoded protein is MFGEFDLEKRVYLAPGPTDLRKSIDGLSVLVKEVLQLDPFSPCLFVFCNRNRDKLKVLHWEHNGFWIHYRRLEKGRFQWPDASHTGPIVMGQRELRWLLDGLSVHQKKAHPKVKARTII
- the ltrA gene encoding group II intron reverse transcriptase/maturase, whose translation is MPKENWAEVHFALTVPTIVDRVAQDVVRSILEPIYEGKQHPHSYGFRPFRGTHHAIERVRFLIGRHRYEWVVELDIKGFFDNVDHEILLSILRRTIFDRRLIRVIRSMLKAGLVYRGEFEETELGTPQGGVVSPILGNIYLNELDRFIGSKYEFLSPYQRSKSPIPCYIVRYADDAVILCRSKEHAELLKAQVAQFLQEKLKLQLSAEKTLVTHADEGFDFLGFNIRRWTRQGKTRVLAKPSRRAIQRFRNTLAKDSKALQIAPGTAAIALLNKKIRGFAEYFRRGNAKDTFLTLDYYLWWLVFHRLKQRTREPPGVVARRFQYRYNEAALPHHRKSTAKNFGFRDDDGNVHMLDKFGLYKIEYPDKCSQKNPYVVEDREWLDGNRKLRETMKVQQAKFIQRLYGLSKNWGHYRRHVVQRQNSRCSICGCKLIRRNVHVDYLPRPVGKRSSQRELIPDNLVASCISCYRQMRQQRIRN